Within the candidate division WOR-3 bacterium genome, the region GCAGTACACCAGAGAAGATAGCGCTGAATGCTGAGTCAGAGAAAGGATGCAGACAGCCTACCGCTGCGGGGTTGCGGCTTGCAGCGGGAGACGGAGGATGTCTGGAATCATGGTTTTCTCACGGCGAGTGGGCCGGTTCTTGTCATCCTCTGACTTCCAGCATTCCAAACGATGTCAGGCGTAAGCACCGTAGGCAGCAGTCGGCCGAGTTTCAGCGTCGAGGTGCCCTCTGAAATTGCGCCTTGCAGTCAGGAACGGCGCGGCGTGGCCGCAGTCTATGCTAGCTGTCCGTAGTCTCCGTTCTTTTTTCTGAACACTTGGCTTCACATATCATCTGTTCGACGCGCTTGTCTTGAGGATGTTCGAGCGCAATTTTTTGGACCCGGTCGAACTCGGCCTGGACCATCGCACTGAATTCCTCGATTTCTTCAAGGCAGCGTTTGCCGGAGCGGTGGGCAAAGCCGCGCAGGTTGGCGAGGATACTCTCGTAGTTCATTTCCGAGGTATAGCGAGACAGGACGTAGCGTGCAACGTAGCTGCCGCATTCAGTACACTTGACATAGACGCAGGTGTCATGGCCAGAGCGGACGTAAACTAAGTTGGTGACACGGGTGCTGCCGCATCGGGGACAGCATTCGGCTTTGGCAGTTTCCATCTTGCCTCCTAGATGTAACCGAGGAGTTTTGAGACCGTAAGAACGACGGCGAGCACCGCGACAGTGCCTGCTACACAGACGAGTGCGCCGGTCGTAGCCATTGTTCTTGTTTTGACCAGCCCGGAGCCGTAGGCGATGGCGTTGGGCGGGGTTGATATGGGGAGAATCATCGAGAGCGAGACCGCGATGCCGGCAGCAAGCACAAGTGGCACAGGATTGGAAGTGAGACCGGCGACCAGGGGCAGGAGCATGGCCGCAGCCGAGGTGTTGGATATGAAGGTCGTGATGGCTATCGCTACGAGCACGATGATGAAGGCAAGCAGAATAGTATTCAGGCCGCTGAGGTGAAGGGATGCGAGGAACCAGTCAGCAAGGCCGCTTGCGCGTATGGCGACACCGATGGATAGGCCGCCACCCATCAGGATAAGGATGTCCCAGCCAATACGGCCGAAGTCGTCGGTGTCGAGGAAACCGAACCCGGTAAAGATGAGTGCAGGCAGGGTTGCGATGACCGCGGCCGGAATGCGATGGAGTTCTGCGGTGAGCCAGAGGATGACGGTTAGGACAAAGACGGTGATGACTGCTTTCTGGTGGTTGTTCAGGGGTTCCTTTCGCACCGGTGGTAGGCCGACCGCCGCAACGCGGGCCGGAAACAGCCGAAGCAGGAGCCACCAGATGAGGAAGAACAGGAGTACAGTGATCGGTAGGCCGATGAGCATCCAGCGGGTGAAGGTGATGCGGATGCCTTGTTCGGCAAGGATTCCCATCGCGATGGCGTTGGGCGGGCTGCCGATGGGCGTGGCGATGCCGCCGACATTGGCGGCAAATGGAATGCCCAGAATCAGCGCGGTACGGAATGGCTCGTCCTCGGGCAAGCCGCGGATGACGGTGAGACCCATGCCGATGAGGAGTGCAGTTGCCGCGGTGTTGGACATCCACATCGAAAGGAAGGCAGCGACGAACATCATTCCGAGAAGGACCCGGGCCGGTTTCGTGCCGGTGCGGCTGAGGACGGAGCTAGCGAGCATCGTGTCGAGCCCGAACTTGCCCAGGGTTTCGGACAGGACGAAACCGCCAAGAAACAGCATAATGACTCGATCAAAGAATGGGGAGATGAAGACGCCGGCGTCAAGCTTGAGCGGGCCGGCGAGCAGCACCACTTCAAGGAAGACAACAAGGAAAGACGTGGAGTAGAGCGGGATGGCCTCAGTAACCCACAAGTATCCGGCAACCGCGATGATGGCTAGGCAGCGCCGGGCCGGGTCGGGCATACCGGGAAACGGGATGAGGTAGACGAAGAACCCAAGAGTCAGGGCCGCGGCGGTGTGAACAAGCTGGCGGAGGAGGAGAGAACGTGGGCTGCGTGTCACGCCGGGTGAAGTCTAGCGTAGCGGAAGAAAAAGGGCAAGCCGGAGGCCATACAAGAACCTGGATTTCAGATGCCAGATTACTGATTTCAGACACAGATGTCGGAGTAAGCACGGTGGCCGGAGTTGCGCCGAGGTTAGCGGATGGGGGTGAGGCGGCCGTTGTCGGAGAGGAATTCGGCCGGATGAGGCAAGCTCATGAAATCCTTCAGGCTCATGGACCAGCCGTAGGCACCAGCGTTGAGGATACCGATGATGTCACCGGGCTCGGGTCTGGGTAATGGCACATCGGTGCCGAGGCAGTCAAGCGGAGTGCAGATTGGACCGCATACTTCGTACCGGCCAGCGTCCGGCTCGGCGAGTCTGTTTATGAGCCTGATAGGATGTCGAACCCGCATGAATACAGGTCGGGAAAAGGCGTTCATGCCAGCGTCGGTAATAACAAATGTCATACCTCTTGATGCCTTGACTCGCACCACGCGTGTCAGGAAGATGCCGGATTCGGCAACGAGATAGCGGCCGGATTCGAAGAGCAGCCGGCAGCCGGCAAGAAAGTCCTTGTTTTTGGCAAGAAGGCGGCAAGCGGCTTCGGCGACTGGGGTGAGGTTCAGCTCAGCCTCCTCTTCAGAGTAGGGCACGCCGAATCCGCCGCCGAAGTCTATGCAGCGGGGAGGCGGTTCAAGAACTCCATGGTTTGAGTCAGTGTTGAATAGACGTCTGGCAAGGGAGAGGACATATTCGAGGTGGTCGGCGAGGAAGCTGGGGTCAAGAACCTGGCTGGCGGAGTAGACCTGGATGCCAGCGATGCAGGTACGTTCCAGTTTGACACTGCGCAACTGCTCAATAACTGTTTCCTCGTCGAACCCAAACTTGGACGGGCCGCCGACCATCTTCTCGCGGCCTTGGGGTTTTTCGAGGGTATTGATGCGAAGCAGCACGAACTGGGTCTTGTTGAAGCTCTGGCACACCGTCTCTATCTGCCGGAGTTCTTCGGCCGAGTCCGCAACGATGGCGTAGATGCCCTTGCTGACCGCCAGCTCGATTTCCGCTTGCGACTTGGCCGGGCCGACGAAGATTGTGTCTCTGGGCTTGAACCCGGCGGCGAGAGCGGTTTCAAGTTCGGCGCGTGAACTGACTTCAGCGCCGGCACCGAGGTCAGCAAGCAGGCGGCAGATGGCCGGGTTCGGATTTGCCTTGAGCGAGTAGCAGATGAGGAAACCGGGAAAAGAGCCGGCCAGTTTGTGGTATTGGCGACGGATGGTTTCGGCGGAATAGATGTAGCAGGGAGTAGTGACTTCGGACAAGGGCCAATGCCGAATGCTCAGTGACCAATGATGAGTCAGAATTGCTCCCGCCGGTAGATTTCGATGGTGCTTCTGCCCTGGAAGATATAGAAGGGAAACGGCTCGGCGACAACGGTATCGACGCCGAACGTGCGGCAGTATTCCTCGCCGAAGTTGGCACCGGTCTCGGCGAAGATGAGTAGCTTCGTACCTGACTTGCGGGCTGCCTCAATGATGAGGCCAAGTGAGTCGGTGGCGATCGTCATACCGGTGACGATCGCAAGGTCCGATTCCTGCACGCGGTCAAGCGTGCGATAGCCGTCTTCGACCTTGACGCCGTGAACCGTGCTGCCGACCATGTCCCGTTCGAGGTCAGTTGCGAATACCTGACAGCCACCTTCGCAAAGACTGCGGACAACGTTGCCGACAACGCCGACATTCACGACCCGTGGTCTGCGGCTCTTGGAGTCGGTCTGCTCAAGCAGGCGTCGGGCTTCGGCAAGGATGATGTCGGTGCGCAGCTTCGTTTTCTCAATCGGCGTGCCGACGAGTTCGTGTCTCGCAGTCGGTGACCGCGGCAGTGAGGCGTACAGCGAGTCGAGTGTGGCAATTGAGATGCAGGTCTGTTCCCGGATGAGCTCTCGCGCGTCGGTGCCGACGAGGTCACGGCCACGCGGGTCATCGCCGGTGCAGTAGCAGCAGCCCTGGCCACGAGTCATTGCGAGCCAGAAGGTATATTGGAATCTCCGCTCGGCTGGGTTGGGCCGGAACGCCAGCTCGACCTTCCAAATGCCGCGAATCAGGAAGTCGTCGTCCGAGAACGTCGCAGCCTGTCCCAGGAAGCGGTCGCGGAGTACGGCGAAAACGTCAAGTTTCATAGCTGTGTTGACTCAGACCAGCGCGGACCGACACGGTCAGCCAGGGTCTAAGCGCAGCGCCGAGTTCAGGTTCGTGGCCAAGGTAGTTGTGCGGCGCACCGTTGATGATGGTCGAGTCGAACGACGGCGCGGCTTTGAGCTCGGCCCGGATCGCCGTGATGTATTCCTCCGGCCTCTGGACGAACGCTTCCTCAACTGTGCCGACAATAAGGAGAACCGGTACGCGGACCGCATTGAGCTCAGGGAATTGACGGCGGTCGGTTCGCGACAGGTTGAACGCGAGAGCGAGTGAGCGCGGGCCGAGTGTGTCGAGGAATGCACCGGCCGAGGTGGGGTAGGGGAATAGCTCGGCCGGCATCGGGTCATGCTCGCGGCCGGAGCGCACCATGTCTGCGGCTAGAGATACAGCCTGGTCGAATCCGGTTCCGAGGCGCTGGCGAGCAAGCCCGAAGTCGTCGGACGGAGATAGCAATGCCAGGCCACAGACCGAAGGGTCACCGGTAGTGGTAAGATAGTGTAACACTTTGATTGCGCCGTGGCTGTGGCCCTGAAGAACTATCCGTCGGCAGCCGCGTTCTGTGAGCCAGCCGACCCAGGCGCGGATGTCCTTGACGCAGTCGGCCAAGCGTTCGTACATTCCTCCGATGCGGGCATAACCGACAGCGCCGGTAACAGGATCGGTGCGGATGGTGTCGGAGATGTAGTCGTGGCCCCGGGTATTGGCCGTGAGGAAAGCGCAGTTGGAATTGCGGCAGGCGTCGGCAACAGCATCAATGAACCGGTTCTCGTAGAAATTGCCATCCAGGCCGTGGATGTGAAGCAGACCGGTGCCGCTTCCTGGTGGCAGCGAGGCGAAGCCGACAAGTTCCAGCCCGTCTGAAGTGACGACGCGGCACAGTTCGCCGTGAATCATCTTGCTTAGCTTGCTCGGGAAAGGTCGGTAAGTCAAGCAGCGCAGTGGTATTGTCTTGTGTATGCTATCAGCCTTCTTACCTTGAACCTGGCTAGCACAGCAGGCCGGTTGACACTGCGGGGTT harbors:
- a CDS encoding DASS family sodium-coupled anion symporter — translated: MTRSPRSLLLRQLVHTAAALTLGFFVYLIPFPGMPDPARRCLAIIAVAGYLWVTEAIPLYSTSFLVVFLEVVLLAGPLKLDAGVFISPFFDRVIMLFLGGFVLSETLGKFGLDTMLASSVLSRTGTKPARVLLGMMFVAAFLSMWMSNTAATALLIGMGLTVIRGLPEDEPFRTALILGIPFAANVGGIATPIGSPPNAIAMGILAEQGIRITFTRWMLIGLPITVLLFFLIWWLLLRLFPARVAAVGLPPVRKEPLNNHQKAVITVFVLTVILWLTAELHRIPAAVIATLPALIFTGFGFLDTDDFGRIGWDILILMGGGLSIGVAIRASGLADWFLASLHLSGLNTILLAFIIVLVAIAITTFISNTSAAAMLLPLVAGLTSNPVPLVLAAGIAVSLSMILPISTPPNAIAYGSGLVKTRTMATTGALVCVAGTVAVLAVVLTVSKLLGYI
- a CDS encoding alpha/beta fold hydrolase translates to MIHGELCRVVTSDGLELVGFASLPPGSGTGLLHIHGLDGNFYENRFIDAVADACRNSNCAFLTANTRGHDYISDTIRTDPVTGAVGYARIGGMYERLADCVKDIRAWVGWLTERGCRRIVLQGHSHGAIKVLHYLTTTGDPSVCGLALLSPSDDFGLARQRLGTGFDQAVSLAADMVRSGREHDPMPAELFPYPTSAGAFLDTLGPRSLALAFNLSRTDRRQFPELNAVRVPVLLIVGTVEEAFVQRPEEYITAIRAELKAAPSFDSTIINGAPHNYLGHEPELGAALRPWLTVSVRAGLSQHSYET